One Pleurocapsa sp. PCC 7327 DNA segment encodes these proteins:
- a CDS encoding carbon dioxide-concentrating mechanism protein CcmK, whose protein sequence is MPIAVGMIETLGFPAVVEAADAMVKAARVTLVGYEKIGSGRVTVIVRGDVSEVQASVSAGIDAANRVNGGQVLSTHIIARPHENLEYVLPIRYTEEVEQFRTY, encoded by the coding sequence ATGCCAATTGCAGTAGGAATGATTGAAACTCTAGGTTTTCCAGCCGTTGTAGAAGCAGCCGACGCGATGGTTAAAGCTGCCCGCGTGACTTTAGTGGGTTATGAAAAAATTGGTAGCGGTCGCGTGACGGTTATCGTTCGCGGAGATGTTTCTGAGGTGCAAGCTTCAGTCTCCGCAGGAATCGATGCAGCTAATCGCGTTAATGGCGGTCAAGTTCTCTCTACTCACATTATCGCTCGTCCCCACGAAAACCTAGAGTACGTGCTGCCAATTCGCTATACAGAAGAAGTGGAGCAGTTCCGAACGTATTAG
- a CDS encoding carbon dioxide-concentrating mechanism protein CcmK, translated as MSIAVGMVETLGFPAVVEAADAMVKAARVTLVGYEKIGSGRVTVIVRGDVSEVQASVSAGIQNAKRVRGGEVLSHHIIARPHENLEYVLPIRYTEAVEQFRESVNPQPLRRV; from the coding sequence ATGTCAATTGCAGTTGGAATGGTGGAAACCTTGGGTTTCCCAGCCGTCGTAGAAGCAGCCGACGCGATGGTTAAAGCTGCCCGCGTCACCTTAGTCGGTTATGAAAAAATCGGCAGCGGTCGGGTTACGGTAATTGTTCGAGGCGACGTTTCTGAAGTGCAGGCTTCTGTATCCGCAGGCATCCAAAATGCTAAGCGAGTCAGGGGCGGAGAAGTTCTTTCTCACCATATCATTGCTCGTCCTCATGAAAACTTGGAATACGTGCTGCCAATTCGCTATACCGAAGCAGTAGAGCAGTTTCGTGAGAGTGTTAATCCCCAACCGCTGAGAAGAGTATAG
- a CDS encoding EutN/CcmL family microcompartment protein → MQIAKVRGTVVSTQKTRSLTGMKLLLLQFIDADGQLLPKYEVAGDTVGAGIDEWVLVSRGGAARIESDCESRPLDAMVVGIIDTITVENRLLYSKKDEYRRLALGAQ, encoded by the coding sequence ATGCAAATTGCTAAAGTTCGGGGCACGGTTGTTAGCACCCAAAAAACCCGCAGTCTGACGGGAATGAAGCTCTTGCTGTTGCAGTTTATCGATGCCGACGGACAACTTCTCCCTAAATATGAGGTCGCCGGAGATACGGTAGGCGCAGGGATTGATGAATGGGTGCTAGTTTCCAGAGGCGGCGCAGCCCGCATTGAGAGTGACTGCGAAAGTCGTCCGCTAGATGCAATGGTGGTTGGAATTATCGATACGATAACGGTAGAAAATCGCCTACTTTACAGCAAAAAAGACGAATATAGAAGACTGGCACTCGGCGCTCAGTGA